The nucleotide window TCAAGGCGGCCGACGTCGGCATCCTGCCCGGTGCCGCCGGTGGTCCCAAGGCCCTGGGCATCCAGGGACTGGACCTGGCGCTGTTTGGCGAATGGCTGCCTGCCGCTCCCCGTGAGCGCTCGTTGATCGGCGCTTCCGTGGGCTCCTGGCGCTTCGCCAGCGCCTGCCTGCCGGATGCCGCCGACAGCATCCGACGCCTGGGCAGTTTGTACAACGGGCAAAGTTTCGCCAAGGGCGTGACCATGGCCGGGGTCAGCCAGAGTTCGCAACGCATGCTCGACGACCTGCTCGAAGGCCGCGACGCGACGATCCTCGCCAACCCGCATTACCGGCTCAACATCATGGTAGTCAAAAGCCACGGCTTGCTCGCGCAGGATCATCGCGGGCGGCTGGGCCTGGGCCTGTCGTCGGTCATTGCCGACAACCTGCGAGGCCGGGCGCGGCTGTCGCGGCATTTCGAACGGCTGATCATCCACGACCCGCGCCTGGCACCGCCGCTGCATCCCTTGAACGACTTCCCATCACGATTCGTCCCGCTTGCGGCCGGCAATC belongs to Pseudomonas sp. B21-028 and includes:
- a CDS encoding patatin-like phospholipase family protein; translation: MTAIHIKFPALTLKAGPRALARIREAGLKAADVGILPGAAGGPKALGIQGLDLALFGEWLPAAPRERSLIGASVGSWRFASACLPDAADSIRRLGSLYNGQSFAKGVTMAGVSQSSQRMLDDLLEGRDATILANPHYRLNIMVVKSHGLLAQDHRGRLGLGLSSVIADNLRGRARLSRHFERLIIHDPRLAPPLHPLNDFPSRFVPLAAGNLRQALLASGSIPMVMEGVRDLPGAGAGTYRDGGLLDYHLDLPYSGEDIVLYPHFTDRVIPGWFDKSLPWRRGNIGRLQDVLLVAPSREYLARLPYGKLPDRNDFKRFMGDDASRRTYWQTAMDESRRLGDEFLELAANGGLGERLLTL